The Glandiceps talaboti chromosome 1, keGlaTala1.1, whole genome shotgun sequence genome has a segment encoding these proteins:
- the LOC144439460 gene encoding RNA polymerase II-associated protein 3-like gives MEKALELQNQVRNNAAEIQDFLKDMDNWESNIKKKDDKLQKQKHGVVEEEKELPPVRNASQRPKKVKKKEKPVESEKQKEAKKKKLRAYDYRSWDKYDVDKELAALDDGDRQSSSEYETDSEAELEAERKQQQAVFEKDRGNSYFKKGQYKEAVHCYTIGMECDPFNAILPANRAMAYIKMEKYVDAETDCTAALSIDYTYVKAYHRRGTARIELGKLEEAEKDFEQVLNIEPSNKPAMSELKRIGKLMLQREEDARKEAEKAAMAIVKPIEKKPHERSKKPLRRIQIEEIGSDGEEEENDVNAANKQTETHAVTKATTDTVENPTFTSPADVIKAASNNSNSHKTDLEINGRLQEEPSGNLISEVNSKTKSEEKIVKEESNVKSKPVKESVSTPTVPKPVPVIPDVPTTSFQLQTDWRKLQGFPEQLYKYFKQIPPSNYSKLFQQSLDSIMLNKILCLLKDYYIQNEEPVFDVLKNLSNVKRFSMNIMFMSSKEKQVVKDLFKYLESVQSDKATEIEALAKTYEL, from the exons ATGGAAAAAGCTTTGGAACTGCAAAACCAGGTCCGCAACAATGCTGCAGAGATCCAGGATTTCCTCAAAGACATGGACAACTGGGAAAGTaacataaaaaagaaagatgACAAATTACAGAAACAAAAGCATGGGGTTGTGGAGGAAGAAAAG GAACTACCACCAGTGAGGAATGCATCACAAAGACCAAAGAAGGTCAAAAAGAAAGAGAAGCCTGTGGAAAGTGAGAAACAAAAAGAAGCTAAAAAGAAGAAACTGAGAGCTTATGATTACAGATCGTGGGATAAATATGATGTG GATAAAGAACTTGCTGCATTGGATGATGGTGACAGACAATCATCATCTGAGTATGAAACTGACAGTGAAGCTGAATTGGAGgctgaaagaaaacaacaacaagcCGTCTTTGAGAAAGATAGG GGGAACTCATACTTCAAGAAGGGTCAGTATAAAGAAGCCGTACACTGTTATACAATTGGTATGGAATGTGATCCATTCAATGCCATACTACCAGCAAATAGAGCAATGGCATATATCAAGATGGAAAA GTATGTAGATGCTGAAACAGATTGTACTGCAGCTTTGTCTATAGATTATACATATGTCAAAGCATATCATAGGAGAGGTACTGCAAGAATAGAATTGGGCAAACTAGAAGAAGCTGAAAAAG ATTTTGAACAAGTACTTAACATAGAACCTTCCAATAAGCCGGCAATGTCAGAACTGAAGAGGATCGGGAAATTAATGTTGCAAAGGGAAGAGGATGCAAGGAAGGAAGCTGAAAAGGCAGCAATGGCTATAGTTAAACCAATTGAAAAGAAACCACATGAAAGATCAAAG AAACCTCTACGAAGAATACAGATAGAAGAAATAGGCAGTGATGGGGAAGAAGAGGAAAATGATGTGAATGctgcaaacaaacagacagagacgcATGCAGTAACCAAGGCAACCACGGATACTGTGGAAAACCCTACATTTACCAGCCCAGCAGATGTTATCAAGGCAGCTTCAAACAACTCTAACAGTCACAAAACTGACTTAGAGATTAATGGAAGATTGCAAGAAGAGCCATCGGGGAACTTAATATCAGAGGTGAACag TAAAACCAAGAGTGAAGAGAAGATAGTTAAAGAAGAAAGTAACGTAAAAAGTAAACCAGTAAAAGAAAGTGTATCAACTCCTACAGTGCCTAAACCAGTACCAGTAATACCAGACGTGCCCACTACATCATTTCAACTACAGACTGACTGGAGGAAACTACAAGGATTCCCTGAACAATTATACAAATACTTTAAG CAAATACCACCGTCAAATTATTCCAAGTTGTTCCAGCAATCCTTAGACTCCATTATGCTAAACAAGATACTGTGTTTACTCAAGGATTACTACATACA AAATGAAGAACCAGTTTTTGATGTACTCAAAAATTTGTCCAATGTGAAAAGATTTAGTATGAACATTATGTTCATGTCTTCAAAAGAAAAACAAG tTGTAAAAGACCTTTTCAAGTATTTAGAATCAGTCCAATCTGATAAAGCTACAGAAATAGAAGCATTGGCTAAGACATATGAACTTTGA